Genomic segment of Streptomyces zhihengii:
CGCACTCCTCGAGCCGGTAGCGTCTGGCGAGCTTGTGGCCGCTGTGCAGTTCGGGCGCCGCGACCGGAGATTCGGCTCCCTTCGCCCCGCCGTCCGTTTCCGGCGCGGTCGTCTCCGGAGTCTTCTGGGATTCAGCCGCCCCGTCGGTCGTGGCCTCGCGCGTCTGCGCTGTCAGCGGTTCGTCCCCGCCGTTGTCGGCCACGTCGACGGCAGCCGTGCTACGTTCCGCCACCGTCGCTCCTGCCTCCCCATCCATTGCGCCGTACTGAAACGCCATGCCAATTGTGCCCACAGTCGGACGCTATGCACGACACACGGCGTCCGACGATGGTTGTGCGAGGGCCGGATCGTCCTAGCGTCCGAGACGCCCGCGGACCATTCCGACCAGTGCGTTGAGCTCCGCGATACGCATCTTCTTCGCCGCGACGTAGAAGACGCCCAACAGGACGATTCCGCCGATGACCAGCGCGACCAGGGAACCGCCCGCACCGTTGCCGAGCAGGGTGGTGAGACCGTAGGCCACCGCGCCGCCGGCGACCGCGGCGGGTACCGATGCCATGGACAGCCGGGCGTAGGTCCGCGTCACATGGGAACCGTCCAGGTCTCCGCCGAGCCGCTTCTTGAGCCTCCGCCAGGCGACCCCCACGCCGACCGCGTAGGCGAGGCCGTAGGAGGCGCCCATGCCCACGACCGCCCACTGGGCGGGGAGCAGCGCGTAACAGAGGGCGGAGGCTCCCGCGTTGACCGCGGCGACGATCACCGTGTTGTAGAAGGGCGTCCGGGTGTCCTCGTAGGCGTAGAAGCCGCGCAGGACGACGTACTGGACGGAGTAGGGGATCAGACCGAGACCGAAGGCCATCAGGATGAAGCCCATGCCCTGGGCGGCCTGGTGGCCGCTGGAGGCGAAGAGCAGCGTGGACATCGGGACGCCCAGCGCGAGGAAGGCGAAGGAGACGGGCACGATCGCCACCGCGGAGTTGCGCAGCCCCTGGGAGATGTCGTCGCGCACCGCGCCCGGGTCGCCGTCGTGGGCCGCGCGGGAGAGCCGCGGGAGCAGGGCCGCCATCACCGAGACGGTGATGATGGCCTGCGGCATGCCCCAGATCAGCTGGGCGTTGGTGTAGGCGATGAAGCCGGCGCCCTGCTTGCCGGAGGCCTCACCGGCCGCTGTGGCGAGCTGGGTGACGACGAGGACGCCCGCCTGGTTGGCGAGGACGAAGAGCACGGTCCACTTGGCGAGCTTGACGGTCTTGCCCAGCCCGTGGCCCTTCCAGTCGAAGCGCGGACGGAACCGGAAACCGGTCTCCCGCAGGTAGGGGATCATCGCCAGGGCCTGGACGACCAGGCCGAGGAGGGTGCCGATGCCGAGCAGGCGCACACCGTCCGGCGGGATCGTCTGGACACCCATCTGCGACTCGGCCGAGGTGCCGTACACCCAGATGAAGAGGCCGAACGTGGTGATCATGACGATGTTGTTGAGGACCGGGGTCCACATCATCGCGCCGAACTTGCCCCGCGCGTTCAGGATCTGGCCCATCACCACATGGATGCCCATGAAGAAGATGGTGGGCAGGCAGTAGCGGGCGAAGGTGACGGCCACGTTGTTGGCCGCCGGATCGCTCGCGATCGTGTCCGACATGAGCTGGACGAGCAGGGGCGCCGCGAAGACGGCGACGGCGACGATGGCGCCGAGCGCCACCATCACCAGGGTCAGCAGCCGGTTGGCGAAGGCCTCGCCGCCGTCCTCGTCGTTCTTCATCGCGCGGACGAGCTGCGGGACGAAGACGGAGTTGAGGCCGCCGCCGACGGTGAGGATGTAGATCATCGTCGGCAGGGTGTACGCGACGGTGAAGGTGTCACCGAGCAGCGCGGCGCCGAGCGCGGCCGTGATCACCAGGCTGCGGACGAATCCGGTGAGACGGGAGACCAGGGTGCCGGCCGCCATCACGGCGCTGGACTTCAGCAGCCCGGAGGCCTTCCCCGCCGGCTTCTTCGGTGCCGCGGGGACCGGGTCGGGCTCCGGCGACGGCGCGGGGACGCCCGCGGCCTGCTGGTCCCGGAAGAGATGGGCGAAGGCGTCGGGCTCCGGCTGCTGCTCACCGGCCCGGGTGACGAGATCGTCGACACCGGTGAACTGGGTCGTCCGCGCGTCGTCCCCGTAGGGCAGGTGGCGCGAGGGGCCGTCCGGCTCCGGCGGCGGCGTCTGCGCCCAGACCCGGGGGTCCGGGGCGTAGGGCGCCGCGGGCGGCTGCTGGTAGAGGGGGTTCGGCGCCGGGTAGCTCCCCGGGGGCGGCGGCGGGTGCGCCGACCGGTCGTAGAGGGCCTCCGAGACCGGGTCCTGGGCGGACAGGTCCTGGGCCGCGTAGGGATCGGGGGCGTACGCGTCCTGGAGATAGGGGTCCTGGGCGTACTGGTCCTGCGGGGCGTACGGATCGTGGGGAGGCTGATGAGGCGTCGGGCCCTGGCCGGACGGGTTACCGCCCGCGCCCTGACCGCGGTCACCGTCATACGGCGCGTTCATGACTACCCCACCTCATCGTCCCCGGCCGACCGGCCACGACATCGCTCAACGGTCCACTTTCTCACCAGCGCCGGACGGGTCGGCGCTTTCCGGTCGGGTGTCAGGTGACAGGTCACTCGCCTGCCCGGGATCCGGGCCGTCGCCGGCCCTCCCGACATCTTCGCCGGTCCCGGTGCCGGGTGTCCCCTCGGCGGCTTCCTCCGCGGCGGTGCCGCCGGAGCCGTCGGCCGCCGACGCGGCCGCGCGCCGGCGCTGGGTGTACATCCTGATACCCGCGAGGACGAGAAGCAGCACACCGCCGGCGATGACGAGCATCACCTGGGGCGTGATCTCCGAGACCTTCACGGTGAAGGCCATGGAGTCGCCGTAGGGGGTCCCGTCCTTGGTGAAGAGCTGCGCGGTCATCTGGACCTGGCCGTTGGCGTTGGCCACGGCGGGGAACTTCACGGTCTGGCTGTGACCGCCGCCGACCCGGACGGGCTGCTCCGCGATGGCCTTGTCGTCGAGCCCCAGCCGGGTGGGGCTCTGCGAGGTCAGCCGCAGCACCAGGTCGTCCACGCCCTGGACGAGCTGGTTCTGCACGGTGACGGGGATCATCGCGCTGCGGCCGGAGAGGGTCACATCCGACTTCTGGATGAGCTGGACCTCTTCGGTGAGGTTCTTGAGGTTGGTCTGCACCCCGCCGCGGTACTGCTGGGCGCCCTGCGGATTGCCCCGCCAGGACGTCGAGAGCTGGCGGTCGATCGCCCGGCCGAAGGGGGTGCTCACCCGGTCCGCCTGGGTGAGGATGCCCTCGAACATGTCGAGGTTCTTCTGGGTGCCGCTGATCTCACGGAACGCCTCGACGGACATCTCCTGCTTGCGGAGCTTGGACGGGTACTCGGAGGAGCGGGGTACCCGGGTGTTGGCGTCCGCGTCGGGCTTGGCCTCGGCGGCGGCCGTCAGGTCGAGCGGCTGGGTCCAGCGCTTGCCGTCCAGTGCCTTCAGGGCGCGCGCCATGCTCTGCGCCTGGGTGGCGGTGGGCATGCGCTGCGGGGCGACGACGATGCTGCGCTGCTTCTCCGGGTCCTGAAGGGTCAGGGCGAGCGTCTGGGCCAGGAACGTCTGCACGGCGAGCGCGGAGTCGTCGGACCGGGTCATGTCGCCCTGGAAGGCCCTGGAGAGCCGTGAGTCGGCCACCACGGCCGTGGTGCCGCCCCCGATGGGGCGGGCGGCGGTGGGGGTGTACGCCAGGTCGTCGCCGATGCTGTCGCTGCGGGCGATCACGTTGTCGGCGCCGGCGGAGGTGGCGACGTCGACGATCGCGGCGTCGACGGCACCGTCGACGGGCCAGGCGAAGTCCACCGAGGGCGTGGTGAGGAGCGTCGACTCCACGGTGGTCCTGGCGACCTCGGTCGCGGGCCGCAGGTGGCTGAGGGAGCCGGACACGGCCTTGCCGCGGTGGGCCAGGGAGGCGAGATCGGGGTCGGCGAAGGGCAGCGCCACGATCGTGCGGCCCTGCACCGCCTTTCCGAGGTCGTTCAGCCAGGTCTGGGCGATCTTCTGGTTCTTCTCGCTGCCGGGGACGGTGGTGTCGCCCTGCCGGACGACGTAGCCCTCGGCCATGGCGTCGACCGTGGCCAGCAGGTCGGGGTCGACGACCCAGGTCACGGGAAGCTGCGAGCCGAGCGAGACCATCTGTTCGAGGCGCCCGCCGGGAGACAGCTCGGCGACCAGCGACTCGTCCTCGAACACCGGGGTCTGCTGCTCGTCGGAGCCGGTCTCCGAGGTGAGGTGGGTGGTCGAGATCAGCGGCCAGAGGTAGGTGAGCTGGGTCCGCTTCTCGGTCGCCTCCGGCTGCCAGGGCAGGAAGGTCCGCTCGATGCCGAGCACCTGGTCGAACCCGAGGGCCGGGGTCTGGCCCGACAGCGAGACGCCGAGCTGGTAGACCCCGCCGTTCTCGTCGAGGTCCAGTTCGCCGGCCGGGACGGAGAGCGAGAAGTCGTGGCTGACGCCGGCGGCCAGCCGGGGGATCTCGACCGCGTACTTGTCGTCGATCCGGGAGCCGTCGAGGATCGGGTCGAAGGCCCTGCCCTCCGCCTGGCGCTCCGCGGCGCGGTCGATGGCGGCGCGTCCGGTGAGCTGCTGTCCGACGCGGAGATCGACATGGGCGTCGCTGATCGGCTGCTTGCCGCGGTTGATCACCGTGCCCGTGACCCGGATCGTGTCCTTCTCGCCGGGAGAGGCGGGCGTCACCGTGTTCAGGGACACATCGACGGTGCGGCTGCCCGTGGCCTCCTCGGCGGCGGACGCGGCCGGGGCGCCGGGCCCCCACAGGAGTCCGGCCACGAGCGGTAGCCCCGCGACCACGGAGGCTGTGCGGCGCAGCCACCGGCGGGCCGGAGGAGTACGCATCCCCTGGATGTCTGCCGCCTCGGCCACGCGCGCCCGTCCCTCGTCGTCTGCTTGCCCTGGGTGGTTCTCTGGTCCTTGCGTCCACGCATGGTAACGAGACCCGCTGTGTCGAAGTGCCGCGGTCTGCTCCACAAGATCGCCACCGGAAGGATCGTGACGGACCCGTGAGGTGCCGCCCGGGGCCCGGAGACAACCCGACTGCTTCGGCGGGCCGGGGCACGTAACCTTTTCTGCTGTGCCGAACGCCAATGAAGACAGCCCCACAGCCCTGAGCCAGGTGCAACGCCGCGCGGTGAGCGAACTGCTGCGGGTCTCGCCTGTCGCCGATGACCTCGCCCGCAGATTCCAGGATGCCGGATTCCGTCTCGCGCTGGTCGGAGGGTCGGTCCGGGACGCGCTGCTCGGGCGGCTCGGCAATGATCTGGACTTCACCACCGACGCCCGGCCCGAGGACGTCCTGAAGATCATCCGGCCCTGGGCGGACTCCGTCTGGGACGTCGGCATCGCCTTCGGCACGGTCGGGGCGCAGAAGGACGGCCGGGTGGGCGACGACGTCCAGCGGTTCCAGATCGAGGTCACGACCTATCGCTCGGAGGCCTACGACAGGACCTCCCGCAAGCCCGAGGTCTCCTACGGCGACTCCATCGAGGACGACCTCGTCCGCCGTGACTTCACCGTGAACGCCATGGCCGTGGCACTCCCGGAGAAGGAGTTCATCGATCCGCACGGCGGCCTGGAGGACCTGGCCGCCCGGATTCTGCGCACCCCGGGCACACCGGAGGAGTCCTTCTCCGACGATCCGCTGCGGATGATGCGGGCGGCCCGCTTCGCCGCCCAGCTCGACTTCGAGGTGGCGCCGGACGTGGTGGAGGCCATGACGGCGATGGCCGAGCGGATCGGGATCGTCTCCGCCGAGCGGGTGCGGGACGAACTGAACAAGCTGCTGCTGTCGGCGCACCCCCGCAAGGGCCTGGGCCTGCTGGTGGACACCGGCCTCGCCGCGTACGTTCTGCCCGAGCTTCCCGCGCTTCGTCTGGAAAGTGACGAGCACCACCGTCACAAGGATGTGTACGAGCACTCACTGACCGTGCTCGACCAGGCCATCGACCTGGAGCAGGACGGTCCGGACCTGGTGCTGCGGCTGGCTGCTCTGCTCCATGACATCGGGAAGCCGCGGACGCGCCGGTTCGAGGGCGACGGCCGGGTCTCCTTCCACCACCACGAAGTCGTGGGGGCGAAGATGACCAAGAAGCGGATGACGGCGCTGAAGTACTCCAACGACATGGTCAAGGACGTGTCGCGGCTGGTGGAGCTGCATCTGCGGTTCCACGGCTACGGCACCGGCGAGTGGACCGACTCCGCCGTCCGCCGGTATGTGCGGGACGGCGGCCCGCTGCTCGACCGGCTGCACAAGCTGACGCGCTCGGACTGCACCACCCGCAACAAGCGCAAGGCCACTGCCCTCTCCCGCGCCTATGACGGACTGGAGGAGCGGATCGCCCAGCTCCAGGAGCAGGAGGAGCTCGACGCGATCCGCCCGGACCTCGACGGCAACGAGATCCAGAAGATCCTCGGCATCGGTCCCGGCCCGGTGATCGGCAAGGCGTATGCCTTCCTTCTGGACCTCCGGCTGGAGAACGGCCCGATGGAGCACGACGCCGCCGTCGCCGCGCTGAAGGAGTGGTGGGCGGCCCAGAGCTGAGTCCCCGGTGCCGGCGGGGGGATGTTTCACGTGAAACATCGCCCCGCCGCGTACGAGAGGCCGTGTTTCACGTGAAACACGGCCTCTCGTCGTCAGCCCGCCTGCTCGCTGTGCCGCCACCGGGTCAGCGTGAGGCAGGCGACCGCGTAGATGGCCGCCACCATCACCACCAGAGGCACCGAGCGTCCGTCGGGCGGCAGCATCAGGGCCGCGATGCCGGCGGCTCCGACGAAGGCGATGTTGAAGAGCATGTCGTAGAGCGCGAAGACCCGGCCGCGGTAGGCGTCGTCCACCGACGTCTGGACGACGGTGTCCGTGGCGATCTTCGCTCCCTGGGTGACCAGTCCGAGGAGGAAGGCGGCGACCAGCATCGGAGCCGGAGCGAAGGGGAGCGCGAGAGCCGGTTCGAGGACCGCCGCGATACCCGCGCAGGTGGCCATCCATCCGTAGCGCCCGAATCGCTCGACCGCCCAGGGGGAGAGGACGGCCGCCGCGAAGAAGCCGGCGCCCGAGACTCCGAGCGCGAGGCCGAGCAGGGCCAGGCCGTCGGCGTCCGTGTCGGACCAGGCGTACCGGCAGAGCATGAGGACCATGACGGTGAGGGCGCCGTAGCAGAAGCGCAGCAGCGTCATGGCCGCCAGGGCGTGGGCGGCGGCCGGCCGGTGCCGCAGATGGCGCAGCCCGGCCGACAGGCCACGGGCCGTCGAGACCACAGCCGCGAGGAGACGGGGCTGGAGCACCTCCGGGTCCGGCCCGAGCAGGGCCCGGCTCATCCGCAGGCTCATGAACGCGGAGGAGAGATAGAGGAGAGCCGCGAGGAGGACCACCGCGGCGTCGGAGTCCGAGAGGAGCAGCCGCACCGCGAAGGCCAGCCCGCCGCCCGCGGTGGCGGCCAGGGTGCCGGCGGTCGGGGACAGGGAGTTGGCCACGACGAGGCGGTCGGCGTCGACGACCCGGGGCAGTGAGGCGGAGAGCCCGGCCAGGACGAAGCGGTTGACGCCGGTGACCGTGAGTGCGGAGGCGTAGAAGAGCCAGTCCGGCACGGACGCCAGGATCAGCAGAGCGGTGCAGCAGGCCAGGGCGGCCCGCAGCAGATTGCCGTACAGCAGCACCTGGCGCCGGCGCCAGCGGTCGAGCAGCACACCGGCGAAGGGGCCGACGAGCGAGTAGGGCAGCAGCAGTACGGCCATGGCGGAGGCGATCGCCGCAGGCGAGGTCTCCCGCTCCGGGGAGAAGACCACATAGGTGGCGAGGGCGACCTGGAAGACGCCGTCGGCCGACTGGGACAGCAGCCGGACCGCCAGAAGCCGGCGGAAGTTCTTCAGGCGCAGCAGGACGCGCAGATCACCAACGGCGGACATGCGAGCAAGCGTCACATACGAGGAGGGTCCCCGGGGCGGTGACCCGGGGACCCTCCTCGATGGTGCGGTGAGATACGGCGCTTAGCGCTCGACCTCGCCCTTGATGAACTTCTCGACGTTCTCGCGGGCCTCGTCGTCGAAGTACTGCACCGGCGGGGACTTCATGAAGTACGAGGAGGCCGAGAGGATCGGGCCGCCGACGCCGCGGTCCTTGGCGATCTTCGCGGCACGCACGGCGTCGATGATGACACCGGCCGAGTTCGGGGAGTCCCACACCTCGAGCTTGTACTCGAGGTTCAGCGGGACGTCGCCGAAGGCGCGGCCCTCGAGGCGGACGTACGCCCACTTGCGGTCGTCGAGCCAGGCGACGTAGTCCGACGGGCCGATGTGGACGTTCTTCTCGCCCATGTCGCGGTCGGGGATCTGCGAGGTGACGGCCTGCGTCTTCGAGATCTTCTTGGACTCCAGGCGCTCACGCTCGAGCATGTTCTTGAAGTCCATGTTGCCGCCGACGTTCAGCTGCATGGTGCGGTCCAGGATGACACCGCGGTCCTCGAACAGCTTCGCCATCACGCGGTGCGTGATGGTGGCGCCGACCTGGGACTTGATGTCGTCGCCGACGATCGGGACACCGGCCTCGGTGAACTTGTCCGCCCACTCCTTGGTGCCGGCGATGAAGACCGGGAGGGCGTTGACGAACGCGACCTTGGCGTCGATGGCGCACTGCGCGTAGTACTTCGCAGCGTCCTCGGAGCCCACGGGCAGGTAGCAGACCAGGACGTCGACCTGCTTGTCCTTGAGGGTCTGGAC
This window contains:
- the murJ gene encoding murein biosynthesis integral membrane protein MurJ; its protein translation is MNAPYDGDRGQGAGGNPSGQGPTPHQPPHDPYAPQDQYAQDPYLQDAYAPDPYAAQDLSAQDPVSEALYDRSAHPPPPPGSYPAPNPLYQQPPAAPYAPDPRVWAQTPPPEPDGPSRHLPYGDDARTTQFTGVDDLVTRAGEQQPEPDAFAHLFRDQQAAGVPAPSPEPDPVPAAPKKPAGKASGLLKSSAVMAAGTLVSRLTGFVRSLVITAALGAALLGDTFTVAYTLPTMIYILTVGGGLNSVFVPQLVRAMKNDEDGGEAFANRLLTLVMVALGAIVAVAVFAAPLLVQLMSDTIASDPAANNVAVTFARYCLPTIFFMGIHVVMGQILNARGKFGAMMWTPVLNNIVMITTFGLFIWVYGTSAESQMGVQTIPPDGVRLLGIGTLLGLVVQALAMIPYLRETGFRFRPRFDWKGHGLGKTVKLAKWTVLFVLANQAGVLVVTQLATAAGEASGKQGAGFIAYTNAQLIWGMPQAIITVSVMAALLPRLSRAAHDGDPGAVRDDISQGLRNSAVAIVPVSFAFLALGVPMSTLLFASSGHQAAQGMGFILMAFGLGLIPYSVQYVVLRGFYAYEDTRTPFYNTVIVAAVNAGASALCYALLPAQWAVVGMGASYGLAYAVGVGVAWRRLKKRLGGDLDGSHVTRTYARLSMASVPAAVAGGAVAYGLTTLLGNGAGGSLVALVIGGIVLLGVFYVAAKKMRIAELNALVGMVRGRLGR
- a CDS encoding DUF6049 family protein — its product is MAEAADIQGMRTPPARRWLRRTASVVAGLPLVAGLLWGPGAPAASAAEEATGSRTVDVSLNTVTPASPGEKDTIRVTGTVINRGKQPISDAHVDLRVGQQLTGRAAIDRAAERQAEGRAFDPILDGSRIDDKYAVEIPRLAAGVSHDFSLSVPAGELDLDENGGVYQLGVSLSGQTPALGFDQVLGIERTFLPWQPEATEKRTQLTYLWPLISTTHLTSETGSDEQQTPVFEDESLVAELSPGGRLEQMVSLGSQLPVTWVVDPDLLATVDAMAEGYVVRQGDTTVPGSEKNQKIAQTWLNDLGKAVQGRTIVALPFADPDLASLAHRGKAVSGSLSHLRPATEVARTTVESTLLTTPSVDFAWPVDGAVDAAIVDVATSAGADNVIARSDSIGDDLAYTPTAARPIGGGTTAVVADSRLSRAFQGDMTRSDDSALAVQTFLAQTLALTLQDPEKQRSIVVAPQRMPTATQAQSMARALKALDGKRWTQPLDLTAAAEAKPDADANTRVPRSSEYPSKLRKQEMSVEAFREISGTQKNLDMFEGILTQADRVSTPFGRAIDRQLSTSWRGNPQGAQQYRGGVQTNLKNLTEEVQLIQKSDVTLSGRSAMIPVTVQNQLVQGVDDLVLRLTSQSPTRLGLDDKAIAEQPVRVGGGHSQTVKFPAVANANGQVQMTAQLFTKDGTPYGDSMAFTVKVSEITPQVMLVIAGGVLLLVLAGIRMYTQRRRAAASAADGSGGTAAEEAAEGTPGTGTGEDVGRAGDGPDPGQASDLSPDTRPESADPSGAGEKVDR
- a CDS encoding CCA tRNA nucleotidyltransferase, with the protein product MPNANEDSPTALSQVQRRAVSELLRVSPVADDLARRFQDAGFRLALVGGSVRDALLGRLGNDLDFTTDARPEDVLKIIRPWADSVWDVGIAFGTVGAQKDGRVGDDVQRFQIEVTTYRSEAYDRTSRKPEVSYGDSIEDDLVRRDFTVNAMAVALPEKEFIDPHGGLEDLAARILRTPGTPEESFSDDPLRMMRAARFAAQLDFEVAPDVVEAMTAMAERIGIVSAERVRDELNKLLLSAHPRKGLGLLVDTGLAAYVLPELPALRLESDEHHRHKDVYEHSLTVLDQAIDLEQDGPDLVLRLAALLHDIGKPRTRRFEGDGRVSFHHHEVVGAKMTKKRMTALKYSNDMVKDVSRLVELHLRFHGYGTGEWTDSAVRRYVRDGGPLLDRLHKLTRSDCTTRNKRKATALSRAYDGLEERIAQLQEQEELDAIRPDLDGNEIQKILGIGPGPVIGKAYAFLLDLRLENGPMEHDAAVAALKEWWAAQS
- a CDS encoding MFS transporter, with amino-acid sequence MSAVGDLRVLLRLKNFRRLLAVRLLSQSADGVFQVALATYVVFSPERETSPAAIASAMAVLLLPYSLVGPFAGVLLDRWRRRQVLLYGNLLRAALACCTALLILASVPDWLFYASALTVTGVNRFVLAGLSASLPRVVDADRLVVANSLSPTAGTLAATAGGGLAFAVRLLLSDSDAAVVLLAALLYLSSAFMSLRMSRALLGPDPEVLQPRLLAAVVSTARGLSAGLRHLRHRPAAAHALAAMTLLRFCYGALTVMVLMLCRYAWSDTDADGLALLGLALGVSGAGFFAAAVLSPWAVERFGRYGWMATCAGIAAVLEPALALPFAPAPMLVAAFLLGLVTQGAKIATDTVVQTSVDDAYRGRVFALYDMLFNIAFVGAAGIAALMLPPDGRSVPLVVMVAAIYAVACLTLTRWRHSEQAG
- a CDS encoding inositol-3-phosphate synthase — protein: MGSVRVAIVGVGNCAASLVQGVEYYKDADPAGKVPGLMHVQFGDYHVRDVEFVAAFDVDAKKVGLDLVDAIGASENNTIKICDVPSSGVTVQRGHTLDGLGKYYRQTIEESAEAPVDIVQTLKDKQVDVLVCYLPVGSEDAAKYYAQCAIDAKVAFVNALPVFIAGTKEWADKFTEAGVPIVGDDIKSQVGATITHRVMAKLFEDRGVILDRTMQLNVGGNMDFKNMLERERLESKKISKTQAVTSQIPDRDMGEKNVHIGPSDYVAWLDDRKWAYVRLEGRAFGDVPLNLEYKLEVWDSPNSAGVIIDAVRAAKIAKDRGVGGPILSASSYFMKSPPVQYFDDEARENVEKFIKGEVER